In the genome of Gadus morhua chromosome 12, gadMor3.0, whole genome shotgun sequence, one region contains:
- the LOC115554999 gene encoding regulator of G-protein signaling 5 isoform X2 encodes MPSLSVGGGPLDTDIFNMDQHGDDRRHNGNIGKNFMCRLQCMFSHTSSSERLSLEDTQQWSQSLERLLESKYGLATFRTFLKSEFSDENIEFWLTCEDYKKIKSSFRMSSRAKKIYEQFIRAESPKEINIDHHTREQIKRSVKAPTLYCFDDAQKIVYGLMERDSYPRFLRSDFYKTLLENLTADATAKV; translated from the exons ATGCCCAGTCTAAGTGTGGGAGGAGGACCACTCGACACGGACATCTTCAACATGGACCAACATGGAGATGACAGGAGGCACAACGGGAACAT TGGAAAGAACTTTATGTGCCGACTGCAGTGCATGTTCTCACACACGTCGAGCTCCGAGAG GCTAAGTTTAGAGGATACCCAACAATGGTCACAGTCACTGGAAAGGCTCCTGGAATCTAAAT ATGGGCTGGCTACTTTCCGAACTTTCCTCAAATCGGAATTCAGTGACGAGAATATTGAGTTTTGGCTCACCTGTGAAGACTACAAAAAGATCAAGTCTTCCTTCCGAATGTCTTCTAGGGCCAAGAAGATCTACGAGCAGTTCATTAGAGCTGAATCTCCGAAGGAG ATCAACATCGACCACCACACCCGGGAGCAGATCAAGAGGAGCGTCAAGGCTCCCACGTTGTATTGCTTTGACGACGCCCAGAAGATTGTGTACGGACTGATGGAGAGGGACTCCTACCCACGTTTCCTCCGCTCAGACTTTTATAAAACGCTCCTGGAGAACCTTACTGCCGACGCCACCGCCAAGGTGTGA
- the LOC115556159 gene encoding regulator of G-protein signaling 1 isoform X3 has protein sequence MDILLSPRKRRRDVKCVVVRDTQAKASPSTLSSREDSILDSSLEAMLRDQKQLAAFRAFLRSEFSEENLDFWLACEAFRDTSSSGERGWKAEHIYQEFLHPNARREVNVDHLTREKIQGLLAEQRPPAWCFAEAQRNIYLLMERDTWPRFLRSGACNGLSQKTSTVWYI, from the exons ATGGATATCCTTCTGAGTccaaggaagagaaggagagatgttAAGTGTGTTgtggtgagagacacacaggcaaagGCCAGTCCCTCAACACTCAG CTCTCGAGAGGACAGCATACTCGATTCCAGCTTGGAGGCAATGTTAAGAGATCAGA AACAGCTGGCTGCCTTCCGTGCCTTCCTGCGCTCGGAGTTCAGTGAGGAGAACTTGGACTTCTGGCTGGCCTGTGAGGCCTTCAGGGATACCAGCTCCTCAGGGGAACGCGGCTGGAAGGCAGAACACATCTACCAGGAGTTCCTTCACCCCAACGCACGGAGAGAG GTTAACGTGGACCACTTGACCAGGGAGAAGATCCAGGGCCTCCTGGCAGAGCAGCGTCCCCCGGCCTGGTGCTTCGCCGAGGCCCAGAGAAACATCTACCTGCTGATGGAGAGGGACACCTGGCCCCGCTTCCTTCGCTCTGGTGCCTGTAACGGTCTGAGTCAAAAGACCAGCACCGTGTGGTACATCTAA
- the LOC115554999 gene encoding regulator of G-protein signaling 13 isoform X1, producing MPSLSVGGGPLDTDIFNMDQHGDDRRHNGNIGKNFMCRLQCMFSHTSSSESRLSLEDTQQWSQSLERLLESKYGLATFRTFLKSEFSDENIEFWLTCEDYKKIKSSFRMSSRAKKIYEQFIRAESPKEINIDHHTREQIKRSVKAPTLYCFDDAQKIVYGLMERDSYPRFLRSDFYKTLLENLTADATAKV from the exons ATGCCCAGTCTAAGTGTGGGAGGAGGACCACTCGACACGGACATCTTCAACATGGACCAACATGGAGATGACAGGAGGCACAACGGGAACAT TGGAAAGAACTTTATGTGCCGACTGCAGTGCATGTTCTCACACACGTCGAGCTCCGAGAG CAGGCTAAGTTTAGAGGATACCCAACAATGGTCACAGTCACTGGAAAGGCTCCTGGAATCTAAAT ATGGGCTGGCTACTTTCCGAACTTTCCTCAAATCGGAATTCAGTGACGAGAATATTGAGTTTTGGCTCACCTGTGAAGACTACAAAAAGATCAAGTCTTCCTTCCGAATGTCTTCTAGGGCCAAGAAGATCTACGAGCAGTTCATTAGAGCTGAATCTCCGAAGGAG ATCAACATCGACCACCACACCCGGGAGCAGATCAAGAGGAGCGTCAAGGCTCCCACGTTGTATTGCTTTGACGACGCCCAGAAGATTGTGTACGGACTGATGGAGAGGGACTCCTACCCACGTTTCCTCCGCTCAGACTTTTATAAAACGCTCCTGGAGAACCTTACTGCCGACGCCACCGCCAAGGTGTGA
- the LOC115555001 gene encoding regulator of G-protein signaling 2 isoform X1, whose amino-acid sequence MIHMDWQAKSFNILLETMEKKKQWKIPKGIFFKMSPNQSKAKGVMKSKSHRPTVDDVHQWARSLDKLLAHKYGKAVYCVFLKSEFCEENIEFWTACEDFKTSKSKWEMAFKAKHIAEEFVKSNAPKEINLDYATKNGILQSLAEPSGSTFVAAQRKVYSLMENNSYPRFLLSDLYRDLLLDVKTQGKRN is encoded by the exons ATGATACACATGGATTGGCAAGCCAAAAGTTTCAACATACTGTTAGAGACTATGGAGAAAAA AAAACAATGGAAAATCCCCAAGGGAATCTTTTTCAAGATGAGTCCTAACCAGTCCAAAGCCAAAGGAGTGATGAAAAGCAAATCTCACAG GCCAACTGTGGATGACGTGCATCAATGGGCCCGGTCACTTGACAAGCTACTCGCTCATAAAT ATGGTAAAGCCGTCTATTGTGTTTTCCTGAAGTCCGAGTTCTGTGAAGAGAACATAGAGTTTTGGACGGCCTGCGAGGATTTCAAGACAAGCAAATCAAAATGGGAAATGGCATTCAAGGCGAAACACATTGCTGAGGAGTTTGTCAAAAGTAATGCACCCAAAGAG ATCAACCTGGACTACGCCACCAAGAATGGCATTCTGCAGAGTCTGGCAGAACCCAGCGGTAGCACTTTTGTGGCTGCTCAGAGGAAGGTGTACAGCCTGATGGAAAATAACTCCTACCCCcgcttcctcctctctgacctgtACCGAGACCTGCTGCTGGACGTCAAGACACAGGGCAAGAGGAACTAG
- the LOC115556159 gene encoding regulator of G-protein signaling 8 isoform X1, with amino-acid sequence MPKLSFSKIRIYEFKDFIQNAKHPRRMDILLSPRKRRRDVKCVVVRDTQAKASPSTLSSREDSILDSSLEAMLRDQKQLAAFRAFLRSEFSEENLDFWLACEAFRDTSSSGERGWKAEHIYQEFLHPNARREVNVDHLTREKIQGLLAEQRPPAWCFAEAQRNIYLLMERDTWPRFLRSGACNGLSQKTSTVWYI; translated from the exons ATGCCAAAACTTTCCTTTTCAAAGATCCGGATTTACGAGTTTAAGGATTTCATTCAGAATGCAAAGCATCCCAGACG GATGGATATCCTTCTGAGTccaaggaagagaaggagagatgttAAGTGTGTTgtggtgagagacacacaggcaaagGCCAGTCCCTCAACACTCAG CTCTCGAGAGGACAGCATACTCGATTCCAGCTTGGAGGCAATGTTAAGAGATCAGA AACAGCTGGCTGCCTTCCGTGCCTTCCTGCGCTCGGAGTTCAGTGAGGAGAACTTGGACTTCTGGCTGGCCTGTGAGGCCTTCAGGGATACCAGCTCCTCAGGGGAACGCGGCTGGAAGGCAGAACACATCTACCAGGAGTTCCTTCACCCCAACGCACGGAGAGAG GTTAACGTGGACCACTTGACCAGGGAGAAGATCCAGGGCCTCCTGGCAGAGCAGCGTCCCCCGGCCTGGTGCTTCGCCGAGGCCCAGAGAAACATCTACCTGCTGATGGAGAGGGACACCTGGCCCCGCTTCCTTCGCTCTGGTGCCTGTAACGGTCTGAGTCAAAAGACCAGCACCGTGTGGTACATCTAA
- the LOC115555001 gene encoding regulator of G-protein signaling 2 isoform X2 — protein sequence MSPNQSKAKGVMKSKSHRPTVDDVHQWARSLDKLLAHKYGKAVYCVFLKSEFCEENIEFWTACEDFKTSKSKWEMAFKAKHIAEEFVKSNAPKEINLDYATKNGILQSLAEPSGSTFVAAQRKVYSLMENNSYPRFLLSDLYRDLLLDVKTQGKRN from the exons ATGAGTCCTAACCAGTCCAAAGCCAAAGGAGTGATGAAAAGCAAATCTCACAG GCCAACTGTGGATGACGTGCATCAATGGGCCCGGTCACTTGACAAGCTACTCGCTCATAAAT ATGGTAAAGCCGTCTATTGTGTTTTCCTGAAGTCCGAGTTCTGTGAAGAGAACATAGAGTTTTGGACGGCCTGCGAGGATTTCAAGACAAGCAAATCAAAATGGGAAATGGCATTCAAGGCGAAACACATTGCTGAGGAGTTTGTCAAAAGTAATGCACCCAAAGAG ATCAACCTGGACTACGCCACCAAGAATGGCATTCTGCAGAGTCTGGCAGAACCCAGCGGTAGCACTTTTGTGGCTGCTCAGAGGAAGGTGTACAGCCTGATGGAAAATAACTCCTACCCCcgcttcctcctctctgacctgtACCGAGACCTGCTGCTGGACGTCAAGACACAGGGCAAGAGGAACTAG
- the LOC115556159 gene encoding regulator of G-protein signaling 1 isoform X2 translates to MMDILLSPRKRRRDVKCVVVRDTQAKASPSTLSSREDSILDSSLEAMLRDQKQLAAFRAFLRSEFSEENLDFWLACEAFRDTSSSGERGWKAEHIYQEFLHPNARREVNVDHLTREKIQGLLAEQRPPAWCFAEAQRNIYLLMERDTWPRFLRSGACNGLSQKTSTVWYI, encoded by the exons AT GATGGATATCCTTCTGAGTccaaggaagagaaggagagatgttAAGTGTGTTgtggtgagagacacacaggcaaagGCCAGTCCCTCAACACTCAG CTCTCGAGAGGACAGCATACTCGATTCCAGCTTGGAGGCAATGTTAAGAGATCAGA AACAGCTGGCTGCCTTCCGTGCCTTCCTGCGCTCGGAGTTCAGTGAGGAGAACTTGGACTTCTGGCTGGCCTGTGAGGCCTTCAGGGATACCAGCTCCTCAGGGGAACGCGGCTGGAAGGCAGAACACATCTACCAGGAGTTCCTTCACCCCAACGCACGGAGAGAG GTTAACGTGGACCACTTGACCAGGGAGAAGATCCAGGGCCTCCTGGCAGAGCAGCGTCCCCCGGCCTGGTGCTTCGCCGAGGCCCAGAGAAACATCTACCTGCTGATGGAGAGGGACACCTGGCCCCGCTTCCTTCGCTCTGGTGCCTGTAACGGTCTGAGTCAAAAGACCAGCACCGTGTGGTACATCTAA